The following coding sequences are from one Leptolyngbya sp. NIES-3755 window:
- a CDS encoding adenylate cyclase (similar to AA sequence:cyanobase_aa:LBDG_13040), whose protein sequence is MKSRDTQKQKLLVVDDEPDNLDLLYRTFYREFKVLRAENGPSALDILAQEGDVAVIISDQRMPMMSGTEFLSLTASKYPDIIRIILTGYTDVEDLVEAINAGKVFKYVTKPWSDSELRDVVKSAIDTHTLLRTRTEELRRTLQRESLLNAVTSTIRSALSYDEILQTIVETIGKNFEVSGAIVCPFREGEIQDQTFTYWNAATSQPDLATTIWETYQVEAIPDVQQYDLIQQFDDRQSAYTAADIRSTLMVPLICQQELIAILALHESGKSRIWQQEEIDLIHTVADQAALALSQAHNYEQVRALAKREALINTITTAIRSSLDPQEIFAAITEQLGKGLQVDGCALSLWTEDDDFVQCVGLHDSSWGDQKPAEALLPQSSVPIKGNPVLQQLIATQQPIVLNDLTQHTEFNLSEFRTPARALLVVPLIADGKIIGSISLRQNNQSRNWQASEIQLAQSVAAQAAIAVQQSRLYQTTRQQAEKLLQLDRQKTEFFQNISHEFRTPLTLMVGPLEGAVSSGQGLSLEQSTIALRNSRRLLRLVNQLLDLQRLDAGRMQPKFQSCNLAEFVNQIVETFRPYCEKKGLTLITQLEACPDVYLDLEKFDKVLYNLLSNAMKFTPAGQTISIGLEAIDDRCCLKVRDTGIGIRADQLPHLFERFRQAEGSENRSFEGTGLGLALVKELVELHSGEINVESTYGQGTIFTIALKFGAAHLPSDQVVDAQSEVQTSRAAVELADLEVELQDEHDSEPAPILELPGTEHQPRILVVDDNPDLRSYVSGVLKQQGYLVWTARNGAEGFEQAKAHHPSLIVTDLMMPIVSGLDMIRMIRAQDDLKGTPIVLLTAKADEDTRLEGVERGADAYLAKPFNDRELLAEVRNLLSLKENEQRVSRINTYLTESVLRRFLPPTLVKRAAQGQLTLDLRPEPRMITVLFSDIVGFTQLSNTLRSRRVAELLNEYLNAMTRCVFDNGGTVDKFMGDAILALFGAPEESSPNEQVRRAIATARHMYRTLDQLNAHWESQGIDRVSFRCGIHQGTAVVGMFGGEERSDYTAIGPSVNIAARLQEAAAPGSILISAAVADYVDEDNITKESPLKLKGVDETVLTFSVSPYSDHVLTRH, encoded by the coding sequence ATGAAATCTCGTGATACTCAGAAGCAAAAATTGCTGGTCGTTGATGATGAACCGGATAATCTCGACCTTCTCTATCGCACATTTTATCGAGAATTTAAAGTCCTGAGAGCAGAGAACGGTCCATCAGCACTCGATATTCTTGCTCAAGAAGGCGATGTGGCAGTGATTATCTCTGACCAGAGAATGCCGATGATGAGCGGCACAGAGTTTCTTAGCCTCACTGCCTCTAAATATCCAGATATCATCCGAATTATCCTCACAGGCTACACGGATGTAGAAGATTTGGTCGAAGCGATCAACGCTGGGAAAGTCTTTAAATATGTGACGAAGCCTTGGAGTGATAGTGAATTGCGCGATGTCGTAAAAAGCGCGATCGATACTCACACGCTTTTAAGAACTCGTACTGAAGAACTTCGCCGCACTCTACAACGCGAATCACTCTTGAATGCTGTAACGAGCACGATTCGGAGCGCTCTGAGCTACGACGAAATTCTGCAAACGATCGTCGAAACGATCGGGAAAAACTTCGAGGTCAGTGGCGCGATCGTCTGTCCATTCCGCGAAGGTGAAATCCAAGATCAAACCTTCACGTATTGGAATGCTGCAACTTCACAGCCTGATTTGGCTACAACGATTTGGGAAACCTATCAAGTCGAAGCGATCCCCGACGTGCAACAGTACGATCTCATTCAGCAATTTGACGATCGACAATCGGCTTACACTGCCGCAGATATTCGATCGACTTTGATGGTTCCGCTCATCTGCCAGCAAGAACTGATCGCAATTCTCGCTCTGCATGAATCTGGAAAAAGCCGCATTTGGCAACAAGAAGAAATTGATCTGATTCATACTGTCGCGGATCAAGCTGCACTCGCACTTTCTCAAGCGCACAACTACGAGCAAGTTCGTGCTCTGGCAAAACGAGAAGCGCTCATTAATACAATCACAACCGCGATTCGATCGAGCCTTGATCCCCAAGAAATTTTTGCCGCGATCACTGAACAACTCGGAAAAGGTTTACAAGTCGATGGCTGTGCGCTTTCACTCTGGACAGAAGACGATGATTTTGTTCAATGTGTGGGATTGCATGATTCGAGTTGGGGCGATCAAAAACCTGCTGAGGCGCTTCTCCCACAATCGAGCGTCCCAATCAAAGGAAATCCCGTTCTACAACAGTTGATCGCGACCCAACAACCGATCGTCTTGAACGATTTAACGCAACATACCGAGTTCAATCTTTCAGAGTTTCGCACACCTGCCCGCGCTTTATTAGTCGTGCCGCTGATTGCAGATGGAAAGATTATCGGTAGCATCTCACTTCGACAAAACAATCAATCGCGAAACTGGCAAGCTTCGGAAATTCAATTAGCTCAATCGGTAGCGGCTCAAGCAGCGATCGCAGTTCAACAATCGCGCCTGTACCAAACCACCCGTCAACAAGCCGAGAAACTGCTGCAACTCGATCGACAAAAAACCGAATTCTTCCAAAACATTTCTCACGAGTTCCGCACTCCTTTAACGCTGATGGTAGGACCCCTTGAAGGAGCGGTTTCTTCGGGTCAAGGATTATCTCTGGAACAATCTACGATCGCGCTTCGCAATTCCCGCCGTTTGCTCCGATTGGTAAATCAACTGCTTGATCTTCAACGATTAGATGCAGGAAGAATGCAACCCAAATTCCAATCGTGTAACTTAGCGGAATTCGTCAATCAAATCGTTGAAACCTTCCGCCCATACTGCGAGAAGAAAGGACTCACTCTAATTACGCAGTTGGAAGCTTGCCCAGATGTTTATCTTGATTTAGAAAAATTTGACAAGGTTCTGTATAACTTGCTCTCGAATGCGATGAAGTTTACGCCTGCGGGTCAAACGATTAGCATTGGACTTGAAGCGATCGACGATCGTTGCTGCTTGAAAGTTCGGGATACCGGAATTGGAATTCGTGCCGATCAACTACCACATTTATTTGAACGGTTCCGACAGGCAGAAGGCTCTGAAAACCGCAGCTTTGAAGGAACGGGTCTAGGATTAGCGCTTGTGAAGGAACTTGTCGAACTTCATAGCGGAGAAATCAACGTCGAATCGACTTATGGACAAGGAACGATATTTACGATCGCTCTAAAATTCGGTGCGGCTCACTTACCTTCTGATCAGGTAGTCGATGCTCAAAGCGAAGTTCAAACCAGTCGAGCAGCGGTTGAACTGGCAGATTTAGAAGTCGAACTGCAAGACGAACACGATTCTGAACCTGCACCGATCCTTGAACTACCTGGAACCGAACATCAGCCGAGAATTCTAGTCGTCGATGACAATCCAGATTTACGTTCCTATGTCTCTGGAGTGCTGAAACAACAAGGCTATTTAGTTTGGACGGCTCGTAACGGTGCAGAAGGGTTTGAACAAGCCAAAGCCCATCACCCATCTTTGATCGTGACTGATCTAATGATGCCGATCGTATCGGGCTTGGACATGATCCGAATGATTCGTGCTCAGGACGATCTTAAGGGAACGCCGATCGTCTTATTGACTGCGAAAGCTGATGAAGATACTCGCTTAGAAGGAGTCGAACGGGGAGCAGATGCTTATTTAGCGAAACCGTTTAACGATCGAGAATTACTCGCAGAAGTTCGCAATCTACTTTCACTCAAAGAGAACGAGCAACGGGTTTCTCGAATCAATACATATCTGACAGAATCCGTATTGCGTCGATTCTTGCCGCCTACTCTAGTCAAACGGGCGGCTCAAGGTCAACTCACGCTTGATCTGCGTCCTGAACCTCGAATGATTACGGTGCTGTTTAGCGATATCGTCGGCTTTACCCAGCTTTCTAATACATTACGATCGCGCCGTGTTGCCGAACTCTTAAATGAATACCTGAATGCGATGACCCGCTGCGTATTCGATAACGGTGGCACAGTCGATAAATTCATGGGCGATGCAATTTTGGCACTCTTTGGCGCACCGGAAGAATCCTCTCCGAATGAACAGGTGAGACGTGCGATCGCGACTGCCCGTCACATGTATCGGACGCTTGATCAACTGAATGCACATTGGGAAAGTCAAGGAATCGATCGCGTTTCTTTCCGGTGTGGCATTCATCAAGGAACGGCAGTGGTTGGAATGTTTGGGGGTGAGGAGCGATCGGATTACACGGCAATTGGTCCGAGTGTGAACATTGCGGCACGATTGCAGGAAGCAGCGGCTCCTGGATCGATTTTGATTTCTGCTGCGGTGGCGGATTATGTGGATGAAGACAACATCACTAAGGAAAGTCCGCTGAAGCTGAAAGGCGTTGATGAAACGGTTCTGACTTTCTCAGTTAGTCCGTATTCGGATCACGTTCTCACTCGGCATTAA